The proteins below are encoded in one region of Ereboglobus luteus:
- a CDS encoding protein kinase domain-containing protein encodes MNASPENICPRCHNPLPPPAGGAPPICHVCLLDAALEAIDETEDTSSPFARPATGSQGNFGHFVLEEEIGHGGMSVVYRAREYESHRVVALKMLQLFLLRTPEMLRRFEVEVRAIANLDHPNIMPMYEVGQSEGIPYFSMKLAERGSLAKNMKAYRGSPRDAAMLVLKIARAVFYAHQRGVIHRDLKPGNILLDANGEPYVSDFGIAKFMDADSDAARHTTAIGTPNYLAPELVGGATGGITVAADIYGLGAILYELLTARPPATGKTPIDVIDNLSKGPPPPPRSLNPAVPRDLDTLCMKCLAHNPADRYGSAAELADDLDNFLAGRSVTASPPSLAGQLWRLCRRQPLISSLAAGIIILLAAIAVGGVRSAFSIAAQRDRALRAEGAAQEQLYNSLLMQIRLGRQTGKAGHRFDGLDVLRQAAAIRITDELRNEAAALLALTDIRVERTLNARPSQAYAIAFAPSLEYYAVCTANREVSLRSTADNSEIARFPGTGQSIISLAEFSPDGRHTASRHYSGHIRVWDAHERRLAFELENRTPRNRPYMSSRFWFGCAFSHDGKTAAIELPEGGYTLHDMRDAGRETARLVLPHGPLALAFDPSDKRLAVSNRSTSNAEIRDIATGKILHAFQHPARVISLAWDPDGAHLAVACLDTNIYLWNTATGKCDRVLGGHRDRVHHLAYSPNGRILASTSVDKTVVLWDPERGTRLVTLSGHGDEPVLRFSNDGTRLATGDFSATVSILEIATGDDVCQTLTPPGNTNMSVITAGVDFSPDSRWLVTSTREAIHLWNLQRNRLAAILRPGPETETSALFTPDGRSMLVASRNTGLARYPFDTTAEANPLGEPSMLMTEKGFTLSDFGFSTQHAILTRRSATRRNTYGIALLWPIAPGAGEPRRIQVQTEAWDAAISPDGRTLVTTCAAQGDLPDSKRLQLWNVETGTQIAELEGGQGGLVRFTPDGKRILSSSRGKRGFRIWDFQSLKPVSNAPDIPGLFAYNLSADGRYLCVPVQRDIWLYQGVNYETPVIKLTPSGGPSQIPKMAFNHDGRLLAIHESDGVVHLWNLRNLRASLAKYNLDWSDPAQ; translated from the coding sequence GTGAACGCCTCCCCCGAAAACATCTGCCCGCGCTGCCACAACCCGCTGCCTCCCCCCGCCGGCGGCGCGCCGCCCATTTGCCACGTCTGCCTGCTCGACGCCGCGCTTGAGGCCATCGACGAAACCGAGGACACCAGCTCGCCCTTCGCCCGGCCCGCCACCGGCAGCCAGGGCAATTTCGGGCATTTTGTGCTGGAAGAGGAAATCGGCCACGGCGGCATGAGCGTCGTGTATCGCGCGCGCGAATACGAGTCGCACCGCGTCGTCGCGCTCAAAATGCTCCAACTCTTCCTCCTGCGCACGCCGGAGATGCTCCGTCGCTTCGAGGTCGAGGTGCGCGCCATCGCCAACCTCGACCACCCGAACATCATGCCCATGTATGAGGTTGGCCAGTCCGAGGGCATCCCCTACTTCAGCATGAAACTCGCCGAGCGCGGCTCGCTCGCGAAAAACATGAAGGCGTATCGCGGCAGCCCCCGCGACGCCGCCATGCTCGTCCTCAAAATCGCGCGCGCCGTCTTTTACGCGCACCAGCGCGGCGTCATCCACCGAGACCTCAAGCCCGGCAACATTCTCCTCGACGCCAACGGCGAACCCTACGTCTCCGACTTCGGCATCGCAAAATTCATGGACGCCGACAGCGATGCCGCGCGCCACACCACCGCCATCGGCACGCCCAACTACCTCGCACCCGAACTCGTCGGCGGCGCGACAGGCGGGATCACCGTCGCGGCCGACATCTACGGCCTCGGAGCCATCCTCTACGAACTGCTCACCGCCCGCCCGCCCGCCACCGGCAAGACCCCGATCGACGTCATCGACAACCTCTCCAAGGGTCCCCCTCCCCCGCCCCGCTCGCTCAATCCCGCCGTCCCCCGCGATCTCGACACGCTCTGCATGAAGTGCCTCGCGCACAATCCCGCCGACCGCTACGGCAGCGCCGCCGAACTCGCCGACGACCTCGACAATTTCCTCGCCGGACGCTCCGTGACGGCCAGCCCGCCCAGCCTCGCCGGGCAGCTCTGGCGCTTATGCCGCCGCCAGCCGCTCATCTCCTCGCTCGCCGCCGGCATCATCATCCTGCTCGCCGCCATCGCCGTCGGAGGTGTGCGCTCGGCATTCAGTATCGCCGCGCAACGCGACCGGGCCCTCCGCGCCGAGGGCGCAGCGCAGGAACAGCTCTACAACTCGCTCCTCATGCAGATACGCCTCGGGCGGCAAACGGGGAAGGCCGGCCATCGTTTCGACGGGCTCGACGTTCTCCGGCAGGCCGCCGCCATACGCATCACTGACGAGCTCCGCAACGAAGCCGCCGCACTCCTTGCCCTCACAGACATCCGCGTCGAGCGCACCCTCAACGCGCGCCCCTCGCAAGCCTACGCCATCGCCTTCGCACCCTCGCTCGAATACTACGCCGTCTGCACTGCCAACCGCGAAGTCTCGCTCCGAAGCACCGCCGACAACTCCGAGATCGCTCGATTCCCCGGCACGGGACAATCCATCATCTCGCTCGCTGAATTTTCCCCCGACGGGCGTCACACCGCGTCACGCCACTACAGCGGTCACATTCGTGTGTGGGACGCGCACGAACGCCGGCTCGCGTTTGAACTCGAAAACCGCACCCCGCGCAATCGTCCCTACATGAGCTCGCGATTTTGGTTTGGTTGCGCATTTTCGCATGACGGAAAAACCGCCGCCATCGAACTGCCCGAAGGCGGTTACACGCTGCACGACATGCGCGACGCCGGGCGCGAAACCGCGCGCCTCGTGCTTCCCCACGGCCCGCTCGCGCTTGCCTTCGATCCCTCCGACAAGCGCCTTGCCGTTTCCAACCGCAGCACATCGAACGCCGAGATTCGCGACATCGCCACCGGAAAAATCCTGCATGCGTTTCAACATCCCGCACGAGTCATTTCGCTCGCGTGGGATCCCGACGGCGCGCATCTGGCCGTGGCCTGCCTCGACACAAACATCTACCTTTGGAACACCGCCACCGGCAAATGCGACCGCGTTCTTGGCGGCCATCGCGACCGCGTCCACCACCTGGCCTACTCGCCCAACGGACGCATCCTCGCATCCACCTCGGTCGACAAAACCGTTGTCCTCTGGGATCCCGAACGCGGCACGCGGCTCGTCACCCTGTCCGGCCACGGCGATGAACCCGTCCTGCGCTTTTCAAACGACGGAACCCGGCTTGCCACGGGCGATTTCAGCGCAACGGTTTCCATACTCGAAATCGCGACCGGCGATGACGTCTGCCAAACCCTCACTCCTCCGGGCAACACCAACATGTCCGTCATCACCGCCGGCGTTGATTTTTCGCCTGACTCGCGCTGGCTCGTCACCTCTACCCGCGAGGCAATTCACCTTTGGAACCTGCAACGCAACCGTCTCGCCGCAATCCTGCGCCCCGGCCCCGAAACCGAAACTTCGGCGCTCTTCACGCCCGACGGACGCTCGATGCTCGTGGCCAGCCGCAACACCGGCTTGGCAAGATACCCCTTTGACACAACCGCGGAGGCCAACCCCCTCGGAGAACCCTCCATGCTCATGACCGAAAAAGGTTTCACACTCAGCGATTTCGGCTTCAGCACACAACACGCCATCCTCACGCGCCGCAGTGCCACACGCCGCAACACCTACGGGATTGCATTGCTATGGCCAATCGCTCCCGGGGCGGGCGAGCCGCGCCGCATCCAAGTGCAAACCGAGGCTTGGGACGCCGCGATCTCTCCCGACGGCAGGACACTCGTCACCACGTGCGCCGCGCAAGGAGACCTCCCCGACTCAAAACGCCTCCAGCTCTGGAACGTCGAAACCGGAACACAAATCGCCGAGCTTGAGGGCGGCCAGGGCGGCCTCGTGCGATTCACACCCGACGGCAAACGCATCCTCTCCTCGAGCCGCGGCAAGCGCGGTTTTCGCATCTGGGATTTCCAGTCGCTCAAACCGGTTTCCAACGCGCCTGACATTCCAGGCCTTTTCGCCTACAACCTCTCCGCGGACGGACGCTATCTCTGCGTTCCCGTGCAACGCGACATATGGCTGTATCAAGGCGTCAACTACGAAACCCCCGTCATCAAGCTCACGCCGTCCGGCGGGCCGAGTCAGATTCCAAAAATGGCCTTCAACCACGACGGGCGCCTGCTGGCGATCCATGAAAGCGACGGCGTCGTCCATCTCTGGAATCTGCGCAACCTGCGCGCCTCGCTCGCAAAATACAACCTCGACTGGAGCGATCCGGCGCAGTGA
- a CDS encoding RNA polymerase sigma factor yields MQSPLSNSPTCAAFATTQWNVVYAAAQSQQAGARDALTQLCHNYWTPLYAFARRQGLGPHNARDLVQGFFESLLANRTYANATPTRGKFRTFLIGGLKHYQNGLRDRANAQKRGGGIAVLPLDENIAESHYAANSASLTPEKIYERQWALAVIDHALDNLRAEFDEAGERATFDTMAPFLTGDSEQSYDSASAALGVTPSAFKAQLHRLRVRFRAHLRREIAGTVGTPLEIDEEMRHLRAALVS; encoded by the coding sequence ATGCAATCACCTCTCTCAAACAGTCCCACGTGTGCCGCCTTCGCCACGACCCAGTGGAACGTCGTTTACGCCGCCGCGCAATCGCAACAGGCCGGCGCGCGCGACGCGCTCACGCAACTCTGCCACAATTACTGGACTCCCCTCTACGCCTTCGCGCGCCGCCAGGGACTCGGGCCGCACAACGCGCGCGATCTCGTGCAGGGCTTCTTTGAGTCGCTCCTCGCCAACCGCACCTACGCCAACGCCACCCCCACGCGCGGAAAATTTCGCACCTTCCTCATCGGCGGGCTGAAACATTACCAAAACGGCCTGCGCGACCGCGCCAACGCCCAAAAACGCGGCGGCGGCATCGCCGTGCTTCCGCTCGACGAAAACATCGCCGAAAGCCACTACGCCGCAAACTCCGCCTCACTCACTCCCGAAAAAATCTACGAACGCCAGTGGGCGCTCGCCGTCATCGACCACGCGCTCGACAACCTGCGCGCCGAATTCGACGAGGCCGGCGAACGCGCGACCTTCGACACGATGGCGCCGTTCCTCACGGGCGACAGCGAGCAGTCCTACGACAGCGCCAGCGCCGCCCTCGGCGTCACCCCCTCGGCATTCAAGGCGCAACTGCACCGCCTCCGCGTGCGATTCCGCGCGCACCTGCGCCGCGAAATCGCCGGCACCGTCGGCACGCCACTCGAAATCGACGAGGAAATGCGGCACTTGCGAGCCGCGCTCGTCTCCTGA
- a CDS encoding MFS transporter — translation MSFTPATLPNGKPINERLTLFVLAAVQFTHILDFMIMQPLGSRLMVVFSITPGQFTRLVAVYGLAAAVTGFLAGFVLDRVNRKHALLTLYGGFALSTLCCALAPTYWALLAARCAAGAFGGVASSVVVAMVGDIIPPERRGRAMAIVGAAFPLASIMGIPLGLKLTGAFEWHAPFFMLVGLSAIVFGVGAKTLPSIQAFAPASNPWGQMRDIVTHPVHRRCFVLTVSLVFGGASVIPLMAPAMVANAGIPEEDLFLIYLCGGAVTFMTTPLIGRWTDRYDKVRLIGIFSAIAICAVVLLTNLPRVSLVPALMAATFFTTTMSSRFGPTMAMIANAVEARYRGGFMSVNAAVQQAGGGIATMLAGLLVSSDPETGRLVGYSYVGIMSVFFMGVTYLLARRLASAAPWAARPGQHKGPVVMGAGTLMNRLASATEGRSAVANKNADDAGGRS, via the coding sequence ATGAGCTTCACGCCTGCAACACTTCCAAACGGAAAACCCATAAACGAACGTCTCACGTTGTTCGTGCTGGCGGCGGTGCAGTTCACTCACATCCTCGATTTTATGATCATGCAGCCGCTCGGTTCGCGGCTGATGGTGGTGTTTTCAATCACACCGGGGCAATTCACGCGACTGGTCGCCGTTTACGGCCTCGCGGCGGCGGTCACGGGGTTTCTTGCGGGTTTTGTGCTCGACCGTGTGAATCGCAAGCACGCGTTGCTCACGCTTTACGGCGGGTTTGCGCTGTCCACGTTGTGCTGCGCGCTGGCGCCGACGTATTGGGCGCTGCTCGCGGCGCGTTGCGCGGCGGGGGCGTTTGGCGGCGTGGCCAGTTCCGTTGTCGTGGCGATGGTGGGCGACATTATTCCGCCGGAGCGACGCGGGCGCGCGATGGCCATTGTGGGCGCGGCGTTTCCGCTGGCGTCGATCATGGGCATTCCGCTCGGTCTCAAGCTCACGGGGGCGTTTGAGTGGCACGCGCCGTTTTTCATGCTCGTGGGGCTGAGCGCGATCGTGTTTGGCGTGGGCGCGAAAACCCTGCCGTCGATCCAGGCGTTTGCGCCGGCGTCGAATCCGTGGGGGCAAATGCGCGACATCGTCACGCACCCGGTTCACAGGCGCTGTTTCGTGCTGACAGTCTCGCTGGTTTTTGGCGGCGCGTCAGTTATTCCGCTCATGGCTCCCGCGATGGTGGCCAATGCCGGCATTCCCGAGGAAGACCTGTTTCTCATCTACCTGTGCGGCGGCGCGGTGACGTTCATGACGACGCCGCTCATCGGTCGCTGGACGGATCGTTATGACAAGGTGCGGCTGATTGGAATCTTTTCGGCCATCGCCATCTGCGCGGTGGTGCTTCTCACGAACCTGCCGCGCGTGTCGCTGGTGCCGGCGTTGATGGCGGCGACGTTTTTCACAACGACAATGTCGTCGCGCTTCGGTCCGACGATGGCGATGATCGCCAACGCCGTCGAGGCGCGTTACCGCGGAGGTTTCATGAGTGTGAACGCGGCGGTGCAGCAGGCGGGCGGCGGGATCGCGACGATGCTTGCGGGCCTGCTCGTTTCGAGTGATCCGGAGACGGGCCGCCTCGTCGGTTATTCGTATGTCGGCATCATGTCGGTGTTTTTCATGGGCGTCACCTACTTGCTGGCGCGACGCCTGGCCTCCGCCGCCCCGTGGGCCGCGCGACCGGGGCAGCACAAGGGCCCCGTCGTGATGGGCGCGGGCACGCTTATGAACCGCCTCGCGAGCGCCACCGAAGGGCGCTCCGCCGTAGCCAATAAAAATGCGGACGATGCAGGCGGACGGTCGTAG
- a CDS encoding sulfite exporter TauE/SafE family protein, giving the protein MTLDLWQWIAVVFAALLVGFSKTGIAGLGILFVAIFASVLPSTKQASGIVLPLLIIGDTIAVIAYRRHMRWTHFWKLFPWAALGVFAGWLAMGRIDDAQARLLTGAIIVALTVMHIWRRRQASRRTAAGITDEPALPVWFAPMIGVLAGFTTLIANAAGPLAVIYFLTMRLPKMEFVGTHAVFFMILNWFKVPFMVSLGLINLDSLKFNAVLIPAVLVGAVAGRWILGRINQKIFETATLALGALAGLNLLLR; this is encoded by the coding sequence ATGACACTCGACCTTTGGCAATGGATCGCGGTTGTTTTTGCCGCGCTCCTCGTTGGTTTTTCCAAGACCGGAATCGCCGGACTCGGCATTTTGTTTGTCGCGATTTTTGCGAGTGTGCTGCCGAGCACCAAACAGGCGTCGGGAATCGTGCTGCCGCTGCTTATCATCGGCGACACCATCGCCGTGATCGCATACCGGAGGCACATGCGCTGGACGCATTTCTGGAAACTTTTCCCATGGGCCGCGCTCGGCGTGTTTGCCGGCTGGCTCGCGATGGGACGCATCGACGACGCCCAGGCGCGCCTGCTCACGGGCGCGATCATCGTCGCGCTCACGGTAATGCACATTTGGCGGCGACGGCAGGCGTCGCGGCGCACGGCGGCGGGCATCACCGATGAGCCCGCCCTGCCCGTCTGGTTCGCGCCGATGATCGGCGTGCTCGCCGGATTTACCACGCTCATCGCCAACGCCGCCGGTCCGCTCGCCGTGATTTATTTTCTGACGATGCGCCTGCCCAAGATGGAGTTTGTCGGCACCCACGCCGTGTTTTTCATGATCCTGAACTGGTTCAAGGTGCCCTTCATGGTGTCGCTCGGACTGATCAACCTTGATTCGCTCAAGTTCAACGCCGTGCTCATCCCCGCGGTGCTTGTCGGAGCCGTGGCGGGCCGGTGGATACTTGGCCGCATCAACCAAAAGATTTTCGAAACCGCGACTCTCGCGCTTGGCGCGCTGGCCGGACTGAATCTGCTGCTGCGATAG
- the glmM gene encoding phosphoglucosamine mutase yields MSQIQRQYFGTDGVRGPFGGPVINEIFAARLGIAAARFAKTGRVLIGRDTRESGPPLQKAVAAGLASAGMEPVILDVIPTPALAMAVVAEGASLGIMVTASHNPATDNGIKFFNASGLKLTDAQEIEIESLLGDESTARDALARFASRQGTPQTQPPPAIGELRAYLDKMTSVLPARALDGWSIVLDAANGATCVTSPRILASLGAKLTLLGNEPDGRNINAGVGSEHPQPLAARVRETGARFGIAHDGDGDRCVLCDELGEVLDGDEILTLLALHALRQGKLAASTLVVTVHSNLGVDAAVRAAGGKVVRSNVGDRYVAEKMRENGATLGGESSGHIIYSEISSTGDGLLAALKVLEVMLATGKPLSELRQGLKKFPQATINLRVREKIPLARLPKLSAAIAALEHELGDRGRVLVRYSGTEAKLRLLVEGPSDAIVRAGAETLESAARSELETTA; encoded by the coding sequence ATGTCGCAAATCCAGCGCCAATATTTCGGCACCGACGGAGTTCGCGGCCCCTTCGGCGGGCCGGTGATCAACGAAATCTTTGCCGCGCGCCTTGGCATCGCCGCCGCGCGCTTCGCAAAAACTGGAAGGGTGCTCATCGGGCGCGACACGCGCGAGTCGGGTCCGCCGCTGCAGAAAGCCGTCGCCGCCGGACTCGCCTCGGCGGGCATGGAACCGGTCATTCTCGACGTCATCCCCACCCCCGCGCTTGCGATGGCCGTCGTCGCCGAGGGTGCCTCGCTCGGCATCATGGTCACGGCCTCGCACAACCCCGCCACGGACAACGGCATTAAATTTTTCAACGCCTCCGGCCTCAAACTCACCGATGCGCAGGAAATCGAAATCGAATCACTGCTCGGCGACGAATCCACCGCACGCGACGCCCTGGCCCGTTTCGCATCGCGGCAAGGCACCCCGCAAACACAACCCCCGCCCGCCATCGGGGAACTGCGCGCGTATTTGGACAAAATGACGTCGGTCCTTCCCGCGCGCGCTCTCGACGGATGGTCCATCGTCCTCGACGCCGCCAATGGCGCGACCTGCGTCACCAGCCCGCGCATACTCGCCTCGCTGGGCGCAAAACTCACATTACTGGGCAACGAGCCCGACGGCCGAAACATCAATGCCGGCGTCGGCAGCGAGCATCCGCAACCACTCGCCGCACGCGTGCGCGAGACCGGCGCGCGGTTTGGCATCGCGCACGACGGCGACGGCGACCGCTGCGTCCTCTGCGACGAGCTCGGAGAGGTTTTGGACGGCGACGAAATCCTCACGCTGCTCGCCCTCCACGCGCTCCGGCAGGGCAAGCTCGCCGCCAGCACGCTCGTCGTCACCGTGCACAGCAACCTCGGCGTCGACGCCGCCGTCCGCGCCGCCGGCGGCAAAGTCGTGCGCTCCAATGTCGGCGACCGTTACGTGGCGGAAAAAATGCGGGAAAACGGCGCCACGCTCGGCGGCGAATCGTCCGGCCATATTATTTATTCCGAGATTTCCTCGACCGGCGACGGGCTGCTCGCCGCGCTCAAAGTCCTCGAGGTAATGCTCGCCACCGGCAAACCGCTCTCCGAGCTGCGCCAGGGATTGAAAAAATTCCCGCAAGCGACAATCAACCTTCGCGTGCGCGAAAAAATCCCGCTCGCCCGGCTCCCCAAGCTTTCGGCCGCCATTGCCGCCCTCGAACACGAACTCGGCGACAGGGGCCGCGTGCTCGTCCGCTATTCCGGCACCGAGGCCAAACTGCGCCTCCTCGTCGAAGGCCCGTCGGACGCGATTGTGCGCGCCGGCGCGGAAACGCTTGAGTCCGCCGCGCGAAGCGAACTGGAAACAACGGCGTAA
- the rnhC gene encoding ribonuclease HIII, with product MAKKKPSKDEEPKKLSSYTIKLDDAQMEKLRAYCERRLWLPFEVAYSRFAYKADHLKLNVTAYTSGKVVIAGKGTEDFVRDVIEPEITGAAKLGYDEVLHPDWFEPHAGLDESGKGDFFGPVITATVIADKAAIESWIKEGVRDSKKVADTKIVKLDELIRKTPGVVVEVFAWEYMTKYNELMMRPRANLNLLLAWQHARGLIAALAKKKVPWGLLDQFSEQPLVQRELKKKDVKGFELRMRTKAEEDPVVAAASICARAEYVRQMQKLSKRFGAKLQKGAGPLVKKQAAEIIERFGARALGEFGKLHFRTAYEVVSAAGKLNELSLPVPKDKFVRE from the coding sequence ATGGCAAAAAAGAAACCCTCAAAAGACGAGGAACCGAAGAAACTCAGCAGTTACACAATCAAGCTCGACGACGCGCAGATGGAAAAACTGCGCGCCTACTGCGAGCGCCGTCTGTGGCTGCCGTTCGAGGTCGCGTATTCGCGTTTTGCCTACAAGGCCGATCACCTGAAACTCAACGTCACCGCCTACACGAGCGGCAAGGTCGTCATTGCGGGGAAGGGCACGGAGGATTTTGTGCGCGACGTGATCGAGCCGGAAATCACCGGCGCGGCCAAGCTCGGCTACGACGAGGTGCTGCACCCCGACTGGTTCGAGCCTCACGCCGGCCTCGATGAGAGCGGCAAGGGCGACTTTTTCGGCCCCGTGATCACTGCGACGGTCATTGCCGACAAGGCGGCCATCGAGTCATGGATCAAGGAGGGCGTGCGCGACTCGAAAAAAGTTGCCGACACAAAAATTGTCAAACTCGACGAACTGATCCGCAAAACGCCGGGCGTGGTCGTGGAGGTGTTTGCGTGGGAATACATGACAAAATACAACGAGCTCATGATGCGTCCCCGCGCGAACCTGAACCTGCTTCTCGCCTGGCAGCACGCGCGGGGCTTGATTGCCGCGCTTGCTAAGAAAAAAGTGCCGTGGGGTTTGCTCGACCAGTTCAGCGAGCAGCCGCTCGTGCAACGCGAATTGAAAAAGAAGGACGTGAAAGGCTTCGAACTGCGCATGCGCACGAAGGCGGAGGAAGACCCGGTCGTCGCCGCCGCGTCGATTTGCGCGCGCGCGGAATACGTGCGGCAGATGCAAAAACTTTCAAAGCGTTTCGGCGCAAAACTGCAAAAAGGCGCGGGCCCCCTTGTGAAAAAACAGGCGGCGGAAATCATCGAGCGTTTCGGCGCGCGCGCCTTGGGCGAGTTCGGCAAGCTGCACTTCCGCACAGCCTACGAGGTTGTCTCCGCCGCGGGGAAACTGAACGAACTGTCCCTGCCGGTGCCGAAGGATAAATTCGTGCGGGAATAA
- the rpsR gene encoding 30S ribosomal protein S18 codes for MSTTEQPDAPQQQSLTPENFPFTAPQLMNRFVSDTGKILPRKWTHLTAKQQRRITKTIKRSRNMLLAQ; via the coding sequence ATGAGCACGACAGAACAGCCTGACGCACCACAACAACAGAGCCTCACGCCGGAGAACTTTCCCTTCACCGCGCCGCAGCTTATGAACCGCTTTGTCTCCGACACGGGCAAGATTCTCCCGCGCAAGTGGACGCACCTCACCGCCAAGCAGCAGCGCCGCATCACGAAGACCATCAAGCGCTCGCGCAACATGCTCCTCGCCCAGTAA
- a CDS encoding L-threonylcarbamoyladenylate synthase translates to MPFLKTRIYRGTPRNLAMLASALQRGELVAVPTETVYGLAGNAFSTDACAAIFRAKGRPANDPLIVHIHDLAQLDQLAHRNPAVEKLARAFWPGPLTLVLPKKDTVPDLATSGLPSVAVRMPAHPLFRALLKKCGLPLVAPSANPFGYISPTCAAHVRDGLRGKIRHILNGGDCDIGLESTIVDLRDPRRPKILRPGKIGAAEITRVLRVPVTAAAKKRPAKTARAELAPGMLSKHYSPKTPVVLHARITPALIARIPKNEAVLPLFASKKLRGENIFPLSEKQDLGEAAHNLFAALRALDGPEKTWKKIHAELAPASPASKDRALAAALNDRLTRAAA, encoded by the coding sequence ATGCCTTTCCTCAAAACCCGCATCTATCGCGGCACGCCGCGCAATCTTGCCATGCTTGCGTCGGCTCTTCAACGCGGCGAGCTCGTCGCCGTGCCCACCGAAACGGTTTACGGGCTCGCGGGCAATGCGTTCTCCACTGATGCCTGCGCCGCCATTTTTCGCGCCAAGGGCCGCCCCGCAAACGATCCCCTCATTGTTCACATCCACGACCTCGCGCAACTCGATCAACTTGCGCACCGCAATCCCGCCGTGGAAAAACTCGCCCGCGCCTTCTGGCCCGGCCCGCTCACGCTCGTCCTCCCGAAAAAGGACACCGTGCCCGACCTCGCCACCTCCGGACTGCCGAGCGTTGCCGTTCGCATGCCCGCGCATCCGCTCTTCCGCGCGCTCCTCAAAAAGTGCGGCCTGCCGCTCGTCGCCCCGAGCGCAAACCCCTTCGGTTACATCAGCCCCACCTGCGCGGCGCATGTGCGCGACGGCTTGCGTGGAAAAATTCGCCACATTCTAAACGGTGGCGATTGTGACATCGGGCTCGAATCGACAATTGTCGACCTGCGCGATCCGCGCCGCCCGAAAATCCTGCGCCCCGGAAAAATCGGCGCCGCTGAAATCACCCGCGTCCTTCGCGTGCCCGTGACCGCGGCGGCAAAAAAACGCCCCGCCAAAACCGCCCGCGCCGAACTCGCCCCGGGAATGTTGAGCAAACACTACAGCCCGAAAACCCCTGTTGTGCTGCACGCCCGCATCACGCCCGCGCTTATCGCTCGCATTCCCAAGAACGAAGCCGTTCTCCCGCTCTTCGCCTCCAAAAAACTCCGGGGCGAAAACATCTTTCCGCTCTCGGAGAAACAAGACCTAGGCGAAGCCGCGCACAACCTCTTCGCCGCCCTACGAGCTCTCGACGGTCCTGAAAAAACTTGGAAAAAAATTCACGCCGAGCTCGCCCCTGCCAGCCCCGCGTCAAAAGACCGCGCCCTCGCCGCCGCCCTCAACGACCGCCTGACCCGCGCGGCGGCTTAG
- a CDS encoding DUF6714 family protein → MRSKQTRLLASISDAFPACATHATLSLRQGDEIDSYNTPPPDIVPADWRNIPDGDLEAYHWGFTHLDTDSWRFYLPAFLAYSIRHMSCGESLVIHACLGNLRPPDRIPARFNTLNDQQRRTVVSVLEFLAFDSESGFAAAACQVLEEYWIKNPFNSDT, encoded by the coding sequence ATGCGTTCCAAGCAGACAAGGCTTCTTGCCTCAATTTCAGATGCGTTTCCTGCATGTGCAACACATGCAACACTTTCCTTGCGACAGGGCGACGAGATTGACTCATATAACACACCTCCCCCGGATATCGTGCCAGCTGACTGGCGTAATATTCCTGATGGCGATCTGGAGGCCTACCATTGGGGATTCACGCATCTCGACACCGATTCTTGGCGCTTCTATTTGCCTGCTTTCCTTGCATATTCAATTCGACACATGTCCTGCGGCGAATCGCTCGTAATTCATGCCTGTCTCGGCAATCTTCGGCCACCAGACAGGATTCCAGCGCGTTTCAACACGCTCAACGACCAGCAACGGCGGACTGTGGTCAGCGTGTTGGAGTTTCTGGCGTTTGACAGCGAATCGGGGTTTGCGGCTGCCGCCTGCCAGGTCTTGGAGGAATATTGGATCAAGAACCCGTTTAACTCGGATACCTGA